One Pyrofollis japonicus DNA window includes the following coding sequences:
- a CDS encoding branched-chain amino acid ABC transporter permease, whose protein sequence is MDAAIIGSLTVGSVIIGFVYSVLALGFNLVYRVNKSLNLAHPGLVLLAAYAALIISAQGLGLAIAIAAASLIGFAAGLVLERGAARPLLGRSPVALIAATLGIYYILRGITIKFASDYWSGGAYSLPQVTLGFGPVMLTSADVVALTASMLLLLSIIAIHRFTKLGVAMRAVAENPYGAAGYGLPVRKLTALSWGIAGLVGALGGIALGAEAGVSPYLDSYVLKALAASLVAGLDSVAGIVVGGLILGFAEQFGSYAFSYYLPGFGDVVAYVVMLGVLALKPYGLFGTEKIERI, encoded by the coding sequence ATGGATGCAGCAATAATTGGTAGCTTAACGGTAGGCTCGGTAATAATCGGTTTTGTTTACTCAGTGTTAGCCCTAGGCTTCAACCTAGTATATCGTGTAAACAAGTCCCTCAACTTGGCCCATCCCGGCCTAGTCCTCCTTGCCGCCTACGCAGCGCTAATCATATCTGCCCAGGGACTCGGATTGGCGATAGCAATCGCAGCTGCCTCGCTAATAGGCTTCGCGGCTGGCCTAGTACTAGAGCGCGGTGCTGCGAGGCCTCTTCTTGGCAGATCCCCGGTGGCATTGATTGCAGCAACTCTGGGGATCTATTACATTCTGCGGGGAATCACTATCAAGTTTGCAAGCGATTATTGGAGCGGCGGGGCTTACAGCCTTCCGCAAGTAACGCTCGGGTTCGGCCCAGTAATGCTAACTAGTGCAGATGTGGTTGCCCTTACAGCTTCTATGCTACTATTGCTCAGCATCATAGCTATTCATAGGTTTACTAAGCTCGGTGTAGCGATGAGGGCTGTTGCTGAGAACCCATACGGAGCGGCTGGCTATGGGTTGCCTGTGCGGAAACTGACAGCGCTCAGTTGGGGGATAGCTGGCCTAGTTGGAGCGCTTGGCGGAATAGCGCTGGGCGCCGAGGCCGGTGTGAGCCCATACCTAGACTCGTACGTGTTGAAGGCGCTTGCAGCAAGCCTAGTGGCGGGGCTCGATAGTGTTGCAGGAATAGTTGTTGGCGGACTCATACTTGGTTTTGCCGAGCAGTTTGGCTCATATGCGTTTTCATACTATTTGCCGGGATTTGGGGATGTGGTAGCCTATGTGGTCATGCTTGGCGTCTTAGCGTTGAAGCCTTATGGGCTCTTCGGCACGGAGAAAATTGAAAGAATATAG
- a CDS encoding class I adenylate-forming enzyme family protein, with translation MRTEGCGYRGSPIDAMMCYSTIDGSLIRDTGGVELDYDRAWRRATSIAKTLDAKHGVRRGDAVAIAPINSAESLLSLTATWLLGATAAIIDPLSHSMDLEMQLRQVSPRLLITANAFLDKHCDTARKLGIICVSAEQLYVEAGDTEWEGYYRPRSWENALIYFYAGIAGRTIPVIHTHSNVAASAEIVVSHYRLGQNDKVLVVAPISHALGLQISALAALHAGASITLYRRTGKMNTTEAVEIVTRENPSMILAVPMFYKSLLDSGYKGTPALKYPVSAGAPLPTDLQNSWSKVTGVELLQLYGMTEAAPVSATLPGENPLGSIGKPMPGIEVRLLNPTSTENGGAIGELLVRGPMVMKGYGVEAENERAFLPGGWLRTGDIIEVDRDGFMFFRGVKKRMIKYKGYPIFPRDLEVILEQHPAVARARVYGEPGGDVGQIPVAEVWLRKGVVVNEEELMEWVNSKVAPYKRIRRLVIKGYID, from the coding sequence ATGCGTACTGAGGGGTGCGGATATAGAGGCTCACCCATAGACGCTATGATGTGTTATTCGACCATAGATGGTTCGCTTATACGTGATACAGGTGGAGTAGAGCTAGATTATGACCGTGCTTGGAGAAGGGCGACAAGTATCGCTAAAACCCTTGACGCGAAACATGGAGTTAGAAGAGGCGATGCTGTAGCAATTGCTCCCATCAATAGTGCCGAATCCCTACTCTCTCTTACTGCGACATGGCTTCTAGGAGCTACAGCGGCAATTATTGATCCGCTCAGCCATAGTATGGACCTAGAGATGCAGTTGAGGCAGGTTTCTCCGAGGCTCCTTATAACCGCTAATGCTTTCCTGGACAAGCACTGTGATACAGCTAGGAAGCTAGGTATCATATGTGTCTCCGCAGAACAGCTTTACGTTGAAGCAGGGGATACTGAGTGGGAGGGCTACTATAGGCCAAGGAGCTGGGAAAACGCACTAATATACTTCTATGCAGGTATAGCTGGGAGAACAATTCCTGTCATACATACACACAGCAATGTAGCTGCCTCAGCCGAGATAGTTGTAAGCCATTATAGGTTGGGGCAAAACGATAAAGTGCTTGTTGTAGCGCCTATAAGCCATGCACTCGGCCTACAAATATCAGCTCTTGCTGCGCTTCATGCGGGAGCCTCCATAACACTCTATCGGAGAACAGGTAAGATGAACACAACAGAAGCCGTAGAGATCGTTACCCGAGAGAACCCTTCAATGATTCTCGCTGTCCCCATGTTCTATAAGAGCTTACTCGACTCCGGCTACAAAGGCACCCCTGCCCTCAAGTACCCGGTGAGCGCTGGTGCACCACTACCCACAGATCTACAGAATTCTTGGAGCAAGGTAACTGGAGTGGAGCTTCTACAGCTTTACGGCATGACTGAAGCAGCTCCTGTATCCGCGACCCTTCCAGGAGAGAACCCGCTGGGAAGCATTGGCAAGCCAATGCCAGGCATAGAGGTAAGGCTTCTCAACCCCACCAGCACGGAGAATGGAGGAGCCATTGGCGAGCTACTGGTCCGCGGCCCCATGGTTATGAAAGGCTACGGTGTAGAGGCTGAGAATGAGAGAGCCTTCCTGCCTGGAGGCTGGCTCAGAACCGGCGACATCATAGAGGTGGATAGAGATGGCTTCATGTTCTTCCGCGGCGTTAAGAAGAGAATGATAAAGTACAAGGGCTATCCTATCTTTCCCCGGGACCTTGAAGTTATCCTTGAGCAGCACCCGGCTGTGGCGCGGGCAAGGGTGTACGGGGAGCCCGGAGGCGATGTCGGGCAAATACCTGTTGCAGAGGTTTGGCTACGCAAGGGAGTGGTTGTTAACGAAGAGGAGCTTATGGAGTGGGTTAACTCAAAGGTTGCACCATACAAGAGAATAAGGAGGCTAGTAATAAAGGGCTATATTGATTAA
- a CDS encoding ABC transporter ATP-binding protein, with the protein MAILDVNNIEVIYHPFILVLKGVSISVENGTITTIIGPNGAGKTTLLRAISGVLGMYRGRVTKGSIVFNDERIENREPDEVSRKGIVYVAEGRQVFKELTVEENIEAALYAWRGGDPELVYKYFPRLRYHRHKKVGYLSGGEQQMLAIGLALLAKPKLLLLDEPSLGLAPKIVHEVYESIKQLHEEEKLTVLLAEQNAKKALEIADYGYVLENGKIVLEGPAEKLREDKDVKEFYLGLRAEASYRRAKWYRRKKRWI; encoded by the coding sequence ATGGCGATACTCGATGTAAATAATATAGAGGTAATATATCACCCATTCATACTGGTATTGAAAGGAGTTAGTATTAGCGTCGAAAATGGAACCATAACCACGATAATAGGGCCGAACGGTGCCGGGAAAACCACTCTCCTCCGCGCCATCTCCGGAGTACTGGGAATGTATAGAGGCCGTGTCACAAAGGGCTCCATAGTTTTTAATGATGAGAGAATAGAGAACCGCGAGCCCGACGAGGTATCAAGGAAAGGCATAGTGTATGTTGCTGAGGGGCGCCAGGTCTTCAAGGAGCTCACAGTAGAGGAGAACATAGAGGCCGCACTATACGCATGGCGCGGCGGCGACCCTGAGCTCGTCTACAAGTACTTCCCGAGACTCCGATATCATAGGCATAAGAAGGTCGGATACCTTAGCGGCGGCGAACAACAGATGCTTGCAATAGGTCTAGCTCTGCTCGCAAAGCCAAAGCTACTGCTCCTCGATGAGCCAAGCCTAGGCCTTGCGCCAAAAATAGTCCACGAAGTATATGAGTCCATAAAGCAGCTACACGAAGAAGAAAAACTCACAGTACTCCTCGCAGAGCAGAACGCTAAGAAGGCACTAGAGATAGCTGACTACGGATACGTACTAGAGAACGGCAAAATAGTACTCGAGGGCCCAGCCGAGAAGCTCAGAGAAGACAAGGACGTAAAGGAATTCTATCTAGGCCTACGAGCAGAAGCCAGCTATCGTCGAGCAAAGTGGTATCGCAGGAAAAAGCGATGGATCTAA
- a CDS encoding AMP-dependent synthetase/ligase, which yields MVEAKPYDTTFPWLLAERAQNEPERTAFRWKRYGIWRRFSWREYYQLVRWTALGLYSLGVGRGDKAAFITGNRPSWPIYEVGAHSLGVVSVGVYKDSLADEIAYVLAESDARIVLVEGQEQLDKVLEIIDKTRIEKIVVDEPKGLHLYREKLGDLIITFGDLLKTGKSLDESQPQLYEKIVKDISPDDVAGFFTTSGTTGRPKLAMLTHKNLLAMAYQLNKMDPVEPSWEYVSFLPPAWVGEQMMSIALHFLAGFRVNFPESEETLWHDFREIAPHFLFAPPRIWERIARDVMADAEDSDPFKKLAYRLAILIGQKAAESRLKPGRREPTPGWRLLRYIAYWVALRSILDKKGLKRVKRAYTGGAMLGPDYFKYFHALGVNLKQIYGQTEVAGIAVVHPDDDVRADTVGKPLPETEVRIGEDGEILIRSPAVMRGYYRNEEATRKTIDSNGWLHTGDIGEITPDGHLVVHDRAKEIITLSDGTRIAPQIVQNKLKFSPYIAEAAIIGDRRPYLVAILNIDYPTVSRWAERRRIPFTSYSDLSQKPEVLALLRSEVAKANKQLEEEMRVRRFVSLFKEFHPDDGEMTRTRKLRRRVIEQRYRGLIEAMYAGEKNYVLGIEIRLEDGRRVLVEKQVQIIDV from the coding sequence ATGGTGGAGGCCAAGCCCTACGATACAACATTTCCATGGCTTCTAGCAGAGAGGGCTCAAAACGAGCCAGAAAGAACCGCTTTCCGCTGGAAACGCTACGGCATATGGCGGAGATTCAGCTGGAGAGAATACTACCAGCTAGTAAGGTGGACAGCACTAGGACTATACTCATTAGGAGTAGGGAGAGGAGATAAAGCAGCATTCATAACCGGTAATAGACCCTCTTGGCCCATATACGAGGTCGGTGCTCACAGTCTAGGCGTCGTTAGTGTAGGAGTATACAAGGACAGCTTAGCAGACGAGATAGCTTACGTGCTTGCCGAGAGCGACGCGAGAATAGTTCTCGTCGAGGGCCAGGAGCAACTAGACAAAGTGCTCGAAATAATCGATAAAACACGAATAGAAAAGATAGTAGTTGATGAGCCTAAGGGCCTCCACCTCTACAGGGAGAAGCTGGGCGACCTCATAATAACGTTTGGCGACCTATTGAAAACGGGCAAGAGTCTCGACGAGAGCCAGCCACAACTCTACGAAAAAATAGTGAAAGACATATCTCCAGATGATGTTGCCGGTTTCTTCACAACTAGCGGGACTACTGGTAGACCCAAGCTAGCTATGCTAACACATAAAAACCTCTTAGCAATGGCCTACCAGCTAAACAAAATGGATCCAGTGGAGCCATCATGGGAGTACGTTTCCTTCTTGCCGCCAGCGTGGGTAGGAGAACAGATGATGAGCATCGCACTCCACTTCCTAGCAGGATTTCGCGTCAACTTCCCTGAGAGCGAGGAGACGCTCTGGCACGACTTCAGAGAAATAGCCCCGCACTTCCTCTTCGCTCCACCAAGAATATGGGAAAGAATAGCGAGAGACGTGATGGCTGACGCCGAGGACTCCGACCCCTTCAAGAAGCTCGCCTACCGCTTAGCGATACTTATTGGCCAGAAAGCTGCAGAGTCTCGCCTAAAACCAGGAAGAAGAGAGCCGACACCTGGATGGAGATTACTAAGATACATTGCTTACTGGGTTGCGCTGAGAAGCATCCTTGACAAGAAAGGGCTCAAAAGAGTCAAGAGGGCCTATACTGGCGGCGCAATGCTTGGCCCAGACTACTTCAAGTACTTCCATGCCCTTGGGGTAAACCTGAAACAAATCTATGGCCAAACAGAGGTTGCTGGTATAGCAGTTGTACACCCAGACGACGATGTAAGAGCTGATACTGTTGGAAAGCCACTGCCCGAAACAGAGGTAAGGATAGGCGAGGATGGGGAGATACTGATAAGGAGTCCAGCAGTAATGAGAGGCTATTATCGAAATGAAGAAGCCACACGTAAAACCATAGACAGTAATGGATGGCTTCATACTGGCGACATAGGTGAAATTACTCCTGACGGGCACCTCGTGGTACACGATAGGGCTAAGGAGATAATAACGTTAAGCGATGGAACGCGCATAGCTCCGCAGATTGTGCAGAACAAGCTAAAGTTCAGCCCCTACATAGCGGAAGCAGCGATAATAGGTGATAGACGCCCGTATCTCGTAGCAATACTCAATATTGATTATCCGACGGTTTCGCGTTGGGCAGAGAGAAGAAGGATCCCGTTTACCAGTTATAGCGACCTAAGCCAGAAGCCAGAGGTACTAGCCCTCCTACGGAGCGAAGTAGCAAAGGCAAACAAGCAGCTCGAGGAAGAGATGCGGGTTAGGAGGTTCGTTAGTCTCTTCAAGGAGTTTCACCCAGACGATGGAGAAATGACTAGGACGAGGAAGCTCCGCCGAAGAGTAATCGAGCAGCGCTACCGGGGCCTCATAGAGGCAATGTATGCTGGTGAGAAGAACTACGTGTTGGGCATAGAGATAAGGCTAGAGGACGGGAGGAGAGTGCTTGTTGAGAAGCAGGTACAAATAATCGACGTTTAG
- a CDS encoding branched-chain amino acid ABC transporter permease, producing MPAGVFKETYLADMALLRYPIHWTSLGIGAVLLLAFPLIAGNYGVNTAVSLMIFFIGAIGLNIVTGLAGQISLAHGALMGVGAYTAAYLANNGVNILLAIPVAAITAAIVGAVLALPSFRLKGYYLAMASIAVQEILEYMFKTWIDPDQGITISTSSKNIMGIYLGNGMPLYYTVLGIAVLAVIVAANVGRSGLGRAMKAVRDNDVSAQVVGINVPMTKALAFTIGSLYAGLAGALYVLANPGIGYGAFGLDASIEFLAIVLVGGAGRIVWGSLLGALVIHTGWSLLASAFSADAATKYIVLGGLIAVFVIAEPEGLIGLLRRVKEYFRLWPFRY from the coding sequence ATGCCAGCAGGGGTCTTCAAGGAAACTTATCTGGCCGATATGGCCCTGCTTCGCTACCCAATACACTGGACATCCCTAGGCATAGGAGCAGTACTCTTACTAGCATTTCCACTAATAGCTGGAAACTACGGCGTAAACACTGCTGTATCGCTAATGATATTCTTCATTGGGGCTATCGGCCTCAACATAGTAACAGGGCTCGCTGGCCAAATATCTCTTGCACATGGCGCGCTCATGGGTGTAGGAGCCTATACAGCAGCATACTTAGCGAACAACGGCGTGAATATTCTCTTGGCAATACCTGTTGCAGCGATAACTGCAGCGATAGTTGGAGCAGTACTAGCACTACCATCATTCAGACTCAAAGGCTACTACCTAGCAATGGCCAGCATAGCTGTCCAGGAAATACTAGAATACATGTTCAAGACATGGATTGACCCTGACCAGGGGATTACTATAAGCACATCTTCCAAGAACATTATGGGGATCTACCTTGGGAACGGAATGCCGCTGTACTATACGGTACTCGGCATAGCTGTACTAGCGGTTATCGTGGCAGCCAATGTAGGGCGAAGTGGTCTAGGCAGGGCTATGAAGGCTGTTAGGGATAACGATGTCTCAGCCCAGGTTGTAGGCATAAATGTTCCCATGACAAAGGCCCTAGCGTTTACCATTGGTAGCCTCTACGCGGGCTTAGCTGGCGCGTTATATGTTCTAGCAAATCCAGGAATAGGTTATGGGGCCTTCGGGCTAGACGCCTCAATCGAGTTCCTAGCAATAGTCCTAGTAGGCGGTGCTGGCCGCATAGTTTGGGGAAGCCTGCTCGGCGCACTGGTTATCCACACTGGCTGGAGCCTATTGGCCAGCGCCTTCTCCGCCGACGCTGCGACGAAGTACATTGTACTAGGAGGCCTCATAGCGGTCTTCGTAATAGCTGAGCCGGAGGGACTCATAGGACTGCTTAGAAGAGTTAAAGAATACTTTAGGCTATGGCCATTTAGATACTAG
- a CDS encoding SIR2 family protein has protein sequence MLRAEPLLYSLHMLGLRIESRTYGVSEMVVEGDTRKIVIVMTEVSLQERLGCDFSHMGRDVFAKCVGALKDNELFVLLKKLFSAGRENRLIYLGDDGVLAYVFGDRVLDLYGSRTRLRCRRCGHRWWITEGDTCPMCGSRDFEHDYVRIGERPKERRLLEAIYEATSADIVVFDSLHDPPESIELLLLLVARRFTKVYLSGNRPSIIPASVVEERRLEEVLEDRIS, from the coding sequence GTGCTCCGTGCTGAACCCCTCCTATACTCCCTCCATATGCTTGGGCTGCGCATTGAGTCAAGAACATATGGTGTTTCGGAAATGGTTGTAGAAGGCGATACGAGGAAGATTGTAATAGTGATGACTGAGGTATCGTTGCAGGAGAGGCTGGGTTGTGATTTTAGCCATATGGGCAGAGACGTCTTCGCAAAATGTGTTGGGGCTTTAAAGGACAACGAGCTGTTCGTGCTGCTTAAGAAGTTGTTTAGCGCTGGGAGGGAAAACAGGCTTATCTACCTGGGAGATGATGGGGTTCTTGCCTACGTGTTTGGAGACCGTGTTCTCGACTTGTATGGTTCTAGGACGAGGCTTCGGTGTAGGAGGTGTGGGCATCGCTGGTGGATAACGGAGGGCGATACTTGCCCCATGTGTGGTTCCCGCGACTTTGAGCACGATTATGTAAGGATTGGTGAGAGGCCTAAGGAGAGGAGATTGCTAGAGGCTATTTACGAGGCGACTTCTGCAGACATAGTAGTCTTTGACTCCTTGCATGATCCTCCGGAGAGTATTGAGCTTCTCTTACTCCTTGTTGCAAGGAGGTTTACCAAGGTGTATTTGTCCGGTAATAGGCCAAGCATTATTCCTGCCAGCGTTGTTGAGGAGAGGAGGCTCGAAGAAGTCTTGGAGGATAGGATCTCATAG
- a CDS encoding LemA family protein translates to MTVLNIALLVILAIILVALIAVIGFYIIIYNRFMRLRNAAVATLGQIRVALRKRLDLISSLVEAVSSYARFEKDVLENVTRLRSRIATASPEEIAQAERETRSLLARLLAIVEQYPDLKTAETVKKLMDAVQSVEDEIARHRYTYNNIIQEYNTMIDTIPSRFVALAAGLQKLPYLEVGEGLEQRPSTAFYGEKSSVE, encoded by the coding sequence GTGACTGTCTTGAACATTGCCTTACTAGTTATCCTGGCAATAATTCTAGTTGCACTCATTGCTGTGATAGGGTTTTACATAATCATTTACAACAGGTTCATGAGGCTTAGGAATGCCGCCGTGGCGACTCTTGGCCAGATAAGAGTCGCTCTCCGGAAAAGGCTTGACCTAATATCATCTCTCGTAGAAGCCGTGTCTTCTTACGCGAGATTCGAGAAAGACGTTCTCGAAAATGTCACAAGGCTTCGGTCTCGTATAGCTACTGCTTCACCCGAGGAAATAGCGCAGGCTGAGAGGGAGACAAGGAGCCTACTGGCCAGACTACTTGCAATCGTTGAACAGTATCCTGACCTAAAAACAGCTGAGACCGTGAAGAAGCTCATGGATGCTGTGCAGAGCGTCGAGGACGAGATAGCTAGGCATAGATACACCTATAACAATATAATCCAAGAATATAATACAATGATAGATACTATTCCTAGCAGGTTTGTAGCCCTCGCTGCTGGCCTACAAAAACTACCCTATCTCGAAGTCGGCGAGGGCCTAGAGCAAAGACCCAGTACAGCCTTCTATGGTGAGAAGAGCAGTGTGGAGTGA
- a CDS encoding ABC transporter substrate-binding protein translates to MDSKTLLIGIVVAIIVVGIAAFFAMGGHKGKTSTSTPQTSASPPPAQGSTASAAQPQTTSTMSPSKASQKEIKLMIGVLVDESGPTSDVGKDYAKGVVAALKYFNKKGVYTKDGVRVRIEYVKRDYAYNPSKAIEFYKEFRDRYGVVAIIGWGTADTEKLADQVAQDKILYISASYSAKLVTKPYNFFPAPDYSTQACAAVNWVKEQCGKTLALLYDHKVAYSKSPIPAIKAYAGHLGLTIVADVDLPLKATAVDADRAATQLLSKKPDYAWCGNTIHSCALAAAAMAKHGLSTVMVANVWGFDERFPEMAGKEVAGKVAGVSPWKWPEYAKDKPGYKELYEAAQEAGLKPEEVNLRFMQGFINVWLLVKAIERTTSADLVQKKGEALKEALESSCSSDPIKLGDITPPMRFCPGKHLAFTSVYIVMYSEDGKFHFIGPVSPQGFDCVAATQG, encoded by the coding sequence ATGGACTCAAAAACACTACTCATAGGCATAGTAGTTGCAATAATAGTGGTTGGCATAGCAGCGTTTTTTGCCATGGGCGGCCATAAGGGAAAAACGTCCACATCAACGCCACAGACTAGTGCATCACCTCCCCCAGCACAGGGCAGTACAGCCAGCGCGGCACAGCCTCAGACAACAAGCACAATGAGCCCGAGTAAGGCCTCGCAGAAGGAGATAAAGCTGATGATAGGCGTCCTTGTGGATGAGAGCGGGCCTACAAGCGATGTTGGAAAAGATTATGCAAAAGGCGTAGTTGCAGCACTCAAGTACTTTAACAAGAAGGGCGTCTATACAAAGGATGGTGTAAGAGTTAGGATAGAGTATGTGAAGAGAGACTATGCCTATAATCCTTCGAAGGCAATAGAATTCTACAAGGAGTTCCGTGACCGCTACGGAGTCGTAGCAATAATAGGCTGGGGCACTGCTGATACAGAGAAGCTAGCCGACCAGGTAGCACAGGACAAGATACTCTATATATCTGCGAGCTATTCCGCTAAGCTGGTCACAAAGCCTTACAACTTCTTCCCAGCACCAGACTATAGCACACAAGCATGCGCAGCAGTAAATTGGGTGAAAGAGCAGTGCGGAAAGACTCTTGCACTGCTCTACGACCATAAAGTGGCGTATAGCAAGAGCCCGATACCAGCAATAAAGGCCTATGCAGGCCACCTAGGCCTAACAATAGTTGCTGACGTGGACCTCCCGCTAAAAGCTACCGCAGTAGACGCGGATCGCGCGGCAACACAGCTTCTATCAAAGAAGCCCGACTATGCTTGGTGCGGAAACACGATACACAGTTGCGCCCTAGCCGCTGCAGCAATGGCGAAACATGGTCTCAGCACAGTAATGGTTGCTAATGTCTGGGGATTCGATGAGCGCTTCCCCGAGATGGCTGGCAAAGAAGTGGCTGGGAAAGTGGCCGGTGTTTCGCCATGGAAGTGGCCAGAGTATGCGAAGGACAAGCCAGGCTATAAGGAACTATATGAGGCTGCTCAAGAGGCTGGTTTGAAGCCAGAGGAAGTAAACCTCCGCTTCATGCAAGGCTTCATAAATGTATGGCTACTTGTTAAGGCTATAGAGAGGACTACTAGTGCCGACCTGGTACAAAAGAAGGGAGAGGCGCTCAAAGAAGCCCTTGAGAGTAGTTGTAGTAGTGATCCGATAAAGCTGGGTGATATAACTCCCCCGATGAGGTTCTGCCCGGGCAAGCACCTAGCATTTACAAGCGTATACATAGTGATGTATAGCGAGGATGGCAAGTTCCACTTCATAGGCCCGGTGAGCCCGCAGGGATTTGACTGCGTCGCGGCTACGCAGGGATAG
- a CDS encoding ABC transporter ATP-binding protein: MLSVEDVEVRFGGVTALSRVSFSVKPGEILGIVGPNGAGKTTLLNVISGFYQPSKGRVLFQGKDITRLPPRKRVQLGIARTFQHSELFHSMTVLENIMTGLEPWRKYSLFDAMFWTSRAKHWEEWARQKAEIIIDLLDLHKHRNAHVGSLPPGVQKRVDLARALVQDPKAVLMDEPMAGLSREEKEDVARAIIEVNETRGTTFVLVEHDLEVVMDLCNRVIVMDYGRVIAEGHPREVAHDPRVIEAYLGG; the protein is encoded by the coding sequence ATACTAAGTGTTGAAGACGTAGAGGTAAGGTTCGGAGGAGTAACAGCACTAAGCAGGGTAAGCTTCAGCGTCAAGCCCGGCGAGATACTCGGCATAGTCGGCCCCAACGGTGCCGGAAAGACAACCCTTCTCAACGTAATCTCGGGCTTCTATCAGCCATCGAAGGGCCGTGTACTCTTCCAAGGCAAAGACATAACACGGCTTCCTCCAAGGAAACGCGTCCAGCTAGGAATCGCTAGAACGTTTCAGCATAGCGAGCTCTTCCACTCTATGACAGTCCTAGAAAACATCATGACAGGGCTCGAGCCCTGGAGAAAATATAGCCTCTTCGACGCCATGTTCTGGACCAGCAGAGCCAAGCACTGGGAGGAATGGGCTAGACAAAAAGCAGAGATCATAATAGACCTACTAGATCTCCACAAGCATCGCAATGCACACGTAGGTTCACTTCCTCCAGGGGTGCAGAAACGAGTAGACCTCGCAAGAGCACTCGTGCAGGACCCCAAGGCAGTATTAATGGATGAACCTATGGCGGGACTCAGCAGGGAAGAGAAGGAGGATGTTGCAAGAGCTATTATAGAGGTTAATGAGACTCGTGGCACAACATTCGTCCTCGTAGAGCATGACCTAGAAGTGGTGATGGACCTCTGTAACCGAGTCATAGTCATGGACTATGGCCGCGTCATAGCCGAGGGCCATCCCCGCGAAGTAGCGCATGATCCTAGAGTAATAGAGGCGTATCTGGGTGGATGA